A genomic window from Solanum stenotomum isolate F172 chromosome 10, ASM1918654v1, whole genome shotgun sequence includes:
- the LOC125843007 gene encoding receptor-like protein kinase HSL1 — MGSINLHFFCKIQMFFLIFFVLISPSLQESLQLEQPVLLKLKLHWSDSEFLQSWDLNSSECTWSGVSCIDDRVVTELHLGGKNITGTISSTICELKNLTFIDLSNNNISGIIPVSLKDCSMLQHLDLSNNSLSDRIPGELFEMKQLLNLYLNGNMLSGEMPKQIQVSQLKNLNFSENYMNGSIPEDIGNLKNIVKLDMSHNSLSGSITNQLFQLHHLRHLSLSSNYLSGVIPDEMDLFSLYDMDLSHNQLTGSIPKGFRYLPGLHALDLSYNQLSGDISQSIEHLRPRNTLRLCSNKFSGRISAEFVKLTYEENCFDESNLCSTFNNLSIPSLPSCSSSDEVRKSSRPKHLIIIISVVGVGVAIQLTWIFYMVRKHCWKTKKQNVKDDMKFISFQKLKVTTEDILSSLKDENIIGNGGSGKVYRVVINQTGNTYAVKSIGHGEKSGRRHQKEFLAEVRTLGSIRHNNIVKIMCCISSLDRKLLVYEYFEKQSLDKWLHGRKREASPGQSSTLALDWRKRLNIAIGAAQGLCYMHHHCTRAIIHRDIKSSNILLDSEFNAKIADFGLAKILSRRDDDPETASAIAGTFGYIAPEYGSTFKVNVKIDIYSYGVVLLELTTGREPILRDEQMNLAQWALQRYREGNSILDALDKEVMETSTLEQMRSVFKLGVMCTGASPSGRPSMKEVCYVLQSCRDSNICEKQT, encoded by the exons atgggAAGTATCAATTTGCATTTTTTCTGTAAAATACAaatgttcttcctcattttttTCGTCCTAATTAGTCCGTCATTGCAAGAAAGTTTACAATTGGAACAGCCCGTGTTGTTAAAATTGAAACTACACTGGAGCGATTCGGAGTTCCTTCAGTCATGGGATTTGAATTCTTCAGAATGCACTTGGTCAGGAGTTTCGTGCATCGATGACAGGGTAGTGACAGAACTACATCTTGGAGGAAAAAACATTACCGGAACAATTTCATCGACAATATGTGAGCTCAAGAACCTTACCTTCATTGATCTCTCCAACAACAACATTTCAGGAATCATACCAGTAAGCCTGAAAGATTGCTCAATGTTACAACATTTGGACTTGTCCAATAATTCTTTGAGCGATCGGATTCCAGGTGAGTTGTTtgagatgaaacaattactcaATTTATATCTTAATGGTAATATGTTGTCTGGTGAGATGCCAAAACAAATACAAGTATCGCAACTGAAAAATCTTAATTTCTCTGAGAACTACATGAACGGTTCGATACCAGAAGATATTggtaacttgaaaaatattgtgAAATTGGACATGTCACATAATTCTTTAAGTGGTTCAATTACAAATCAGTTGTTTCAGTTGCATCATTTGCGTCACCTGTCGCTAAGTTCCAACTACTTGTCCGGTGTGATACCTGATGAAATGGACTTGTTTAGTTTATACGATATGGATCTTTCACATAACCAATTGACTGGTTCTATACCAAAGGGATTTCGGTATTTACCTGGACTACATGCTCTGGATTTGTCGTATAATCAGTTATCAGGAGATATTTCGCAAAGTATAGAACATCTTAGGCCTAGAAATACTTTAAGGCTTTGTTCCAACAAATTCTCAGGAAGAATTTCTGCTGAATTTGTGAAGTTAACATACGAAGAGAATTGCTTTGATGAGTCCAATCTTTGTTCTACATTCAACAACTTATCCATCCCCAGCCTACCAAGCTGCTCCTCCTCTGATGAGGTTCGAAAATCTTCGAGACCAAAACacttgattatcattatttctGTTGTAGGAGTTGGGGTAGCTATACAGTTAACATGGATATTTTACATGGTCAGAAAGCATTGTTGGAAAACAAAGAAGCAGAATGTCAAAGATGACATGAAGTTCATTTCATTTCAGAAGTTGAAGGTGACTACAGAAGACATTTTGTCTAGCTTGAAAGACGAAAACATAATAGGAAATGGAGGATCAGGGAAGGTCTATCGAGTTGTGATTAATCAAACAGGCAATACTTATGCTGTTAAAAGCATAGGGCATGGAGAAAAATCAGGTAGAAGACACCAAAAGGAGTTCCTGGCAGAAGTTAGAACACTTGGTAGCATTCGACACAACAACATTGTCAAGATCATGTGTTGCATCTCAAGTTTAGACAGAAAGCTTCTAGTCTATGAATACTTTGAGAAACAAAGCCTCGACAAATGGCTTCACGGAAGGAAAAGAGAAGCATCACCAGGTCAAAGTAGTACCCTGGCCCTGGATTGGCGAAAGAGACTAAATATAGCCATTGGTGCAGCTCAAGGACTATGCTATATGCACCATCATTGCACTCGAGCCATCATTCATAGAGACATTAAGTCCAGCAATATCCTTCTGGACTCAGAATTCAATGCAAAAATAGCAGATTTTGGACTAGCAAAAATACTATCCAGGCGAGATGACGATCCTGAGACAGCTTCTGCTATTGCTGGAACATTTGGTTACATTGCACCAG AGTATGGCTCGACATTCAAAGTGAACGTAAAGATTGATATCTATAGCTATGGAGTGGTGTTATTAGAATTGACAACAGGGAGAGAACCCATTCTCAGGGATGAGCAAATGAATCTAGCACAATGGGCGCTACAGCGTTACAGAGAAGGGAATTCCATTCTCGATGCCCTGGATAAAGAAGTGATGGAAACAAGTACTTTGGAACAAATGAGAAGTGTTTTTAAACTAGGAGTGATGTGTACAGGAGCATCACCATCTGGTAGGCCATCAATGAAGGAGGTTTGTTATGTTCTCCAAAGCTGCAGAGACTCTAATATTTGTGAGAAACAAACATAA